One window from the genome of Oryza glaberrima chromosome 3, OglaRS2, whole genome shotgun sequence encodes:
- the LOC127768223 gene encoding pollen receptor-like kinase 3, with product MEGREGGELGSAYKAAMLNGVTVGVKRMRDMNRVEFEEHIQMLGDLRHPNVLSPVGYHYRREEKLIVSEFMPRGSLLYVLHGDQRPDRVVLDWPARMRIAVGVVRGMAYLHEKLGIPAMRLASMDGADFDAIHSCRRGRLTLLAV from the exons ATGGAAGGGCGCGAGGGTGGGGAGCTCGGGTCGGCGTACAAGGCCGCCATGCTCAACGGCGTCACCGTCGGCGTGAAGCGGATGCGCGACATGAACCGCGTCGAGTTCGAGGAGCACATCCAGATGCTCGGCGACCTCCGCCACCCCAACGTCCTCTCCCCCGTCGGCTACCATTATCGCAGGGAAGAAAAGCTCATCGTCTCCGAGTTCATGCCACGTGGCAGCCTCCTCTACGTCCTCCACG GTGACCAGCGCCCGGACAGGGTGGTGCTGGATTGGCCGGCGAGGATGAGGATCGCCGTCGGCGTGGTGCGAGGCATGGCGTACCTCCACGAGAAGCTGGGGATCCCGGCGATGAGGCTGGCGAGCATGGACGGCGCCGACTTCGACGCCATCCACTCCTGCCGCCGTGGACGTCTCACACTACTCGCCGTCTGA
- the LOC127766948 gene encoding glutamate decarboxylase 1, with protein MVLSHGVSGSDESVHSTFASRYVRTSLPRFRMPEQSIPKEAAYQIINDELMLDGNPRLNLASFVTTWMEPECDKLIQASVNKNYVDMDEYPVTTELQNRCVNMIAHLFNAPLGDSETAVGVGTVGSSEAIMLAGLAFKRRWQNKMKAAGKPCDKPNIVTGANVQVCWEKFARYFEVELKEVKLSDGYYVMDPAKAVDMVDENTICVAAILGSTLNGEFEDVKLLNDLLTKKNAETGWDTPIHVDAASGGFIAPFLYPELEWDFRLPLVKSINVSGHKYGLVYAGIGWCIWRSKEDLPEELIFHINYLGADQPTFTLNFSKGSSQVIAQYYQLIRLGFEGYKNIMENCQENAMVLKQGLEKTGRFNIVSKDNGVPLVAFSLKDSARHNEFEISDFLRRFGWIVPAYTMPPDAQHVTVLRVVIREDFSRTLAERLVLDVEKVLHELDALPARVVANGGDAAAASASEREMEKQREVISLWKRAVLAKKKTNGVC; from the exons ATGGTGCTCTCCCACGGCGTGTCGGGCTCCGATGAGTCCGTCCACTCCACGTTCGCCTCCCGCTACGTCCGCACCTCCCTCCCCAG GTTCCGGATGCCGGAGCAGTCGATCCCCAAGGAGGCGGCGTACCAGATCATCAACGACGAGCTGATGCTGGACGGCAACCCGCGGCTGAACCTCGCGTCGTTCGTCACCACGTGGATGGAGCCCGAGTGCGACAAGCTCATCCAGGCCTCCGTCAACAAGAACTACGTCGACATGGACGAGTACCCCGTCACCACCGAGCTCCAG AACCGATGTGTGAACATGATTGCACACCTCTTCAATGCTCCTCTAGGGGACTCTGAAACGGCCGTCGGAGTCGGCACTGTCGGCTCGTCTGAGGCCATCATGCTCGCCGGTTTGGCCTTCAAGAGGAGGTGGCAGAACAAGATGAAGGCAGCCGGCAAGCCATGCGACAAGCCTAACATTGTCACCGGCGCCAATGTCCAA GTTTGCTGGGAGAAGTTCGCGCGATACTTCGAGGTTGAGCTCAAGGAAGTGAAGCTGAGTGACGGCTACTACGTCATGGACCCAGCTAAGGCCGTGGATATGGTCGACGAGAACACCATCTGCGTCGCGGCGATCCTCGGGTCGACGCTGAACGGGGAGTTCGAGGACGTGAAGCTGCTCAACGATCTGCTCACCAAGAAGAACGCTGAAACAGG CTGGGACACGCCGATCCACGTGgacgcggcgagcggcgggttCATCGCGCCGTTCCTGTACCCGGAGCTGGAGTGGGACTTCCGGCTGCCGCTGGTGAAGAGCATCAACGTGAGCGGGCACAAGTACGGCCTCGTCTACGCCGGGATCGGGTGGTGCATCTGGAGGAGCAAGGAGGATCTGCCTGAGGAGCTCATCTTCCACATCAACTACCTCGGCGCCGACCAGCCCACCTTCACCCTCAACTTCTCCAAGG GTTCCAGCCAGGTCATTGCACAGTATTACCAACTAATCCGCCTAGGCTTTGAG GGGTACAAGAACATCATGGAGAACTGCCAGGAGAACGCGATGGTGCTGAAGCAGGGGCTGGAGAAGACGGGGCGGTTCAACATCGTGTCCAAGGACAACGGCGTGCCGCTGGTGGCCTTCTCCCTCAAGGACAGCGCCCGGCACAACGAGTTCGAGATCTCCGacttcctccgccgcttcggCTGGATCGTGCCGGCCTACACCATGCCCCCCGACGCGCAGCACGTCACCGTGCTCCGCGTCGTCATCCGCGAGGACTTCAGCCGCACGCTCGCCGAGCGCCTCGTGCTCGACGTCGAGAAGGTGCTGCACGAGCTCGACGCGCTCCCCGCCCGCGTCGTCgccaacggcggcgacgccgccgccgcgtcggcgagcGAGAGGGAGATGGAGAAGCAGCGCGAGGTGATCTCCCTCTGGAAGAGGGCCGTGCTGGCCAAGAAGAAGACCAACGGCGTCTGCTAA
- the LOC127766815 gene encoding uncharacterized protein LOC127766815, translated as MAACSIARIINLGDLAKCPKNLCSLLFRVVSKILALSPSLLKEVEKDDGDQPSMTESVMANLPELHQDILMEIFALLEIPDLVRAGSVCNSWRSAYNGLRSLGIYKLSQTPCLLYTSESAGDSVVSLYSLVEKREYKITLPEPPVRSRFLIGSSLGCLVTVDDVSEMHLVNPITGEQIALPSVITIEHVNPIFNESGAIHMYEYSWYSASRVYHSEPSIFSLDELREYLLDKAFVFSDTSTENYLVVLIHNPHSQLSFARVGDDKWTWLPPHTHYADCIYKDDILYAVNKVGEIHAFDLSGPVVTMKTIIEMVPGYACDKMYIVQAPWGDLLQVWRSYEYIEGDYEADLHDADPAISVENTGEIKIFVVDTVEKKRVEIENLDGHVLFLGHNQSLCLSTEQYPHLKENYTYFTDDNDLSLFGHKNNRRDIGLFDLEHNSREELVSPQLWSNFPAPVWITPSFTKLNFA; from the coding sequence ATGGCGGCCTGTAGCATAGCCAGGATTATAAACTTAGGGGATCTAGCAAAATGTCCCAAAAATTTGTGCAGCCTACTCTTCAGAGTTGTGTCCAAGATCCTAGCCCTTTCTCCCAGTTTACTGAAGGAAGTGGAAAAAGATGATGGTGATCAGCCATCAATGACAGAGAGTGTCATGGCAAATTTACCAGAGCTGCATCAGGACATCTTAATGGAGATATTTGCCCTCCTGGAGATCCCTGACCTCGTGCGCGCAGGGTCGGTTTGTAACTCCTGGCGCTCCGCCTACAATGGACTGCGCAGCCTAGGTATCTATAAATTGTCCCAGACACCGTGCCTGCTCTACACCTCTGAATCTGCTGGCGATAGCGTCGTGTCTCTCTACAGTCTTGTCGAGAAGAGGGAGTACAAGATTACTCTACCAGAGCCACCCGTGCGTAGTAGGTTTCTGATCGGGTCCTCACTGGGCTGTCTGGTTACTGTTGATGACGTATCCGAGATGCACCTGGTCAATCCGATTACAGGGGAACAAATAGCTCTCCCTTCTGTTATCACAATCGAGCATGTGAATCCCATCTTCAATGAGTCCGGTGCTATCCACATGTATGAGTACTCATGGTACAGTGCATCGAGGGTTTATCATTCTGAGCCATCAATTTTCTCCCTTGACGAGCTGCGAGAATACCTTCTTGATAAGGCTTTTGTGTTTTCTGATACATCCACAGAAAATTACCTCGTGGTACTAATTCACAATCCGCATTCGCAACTTTCGTTTGCAAGGGTTGGGGATGATAAGTGGACCTGGCTTCCACCACACACTCACTATGCTGACTGCATCTACAAGGATGACATATTGTATGCAGTGAATAAAGTGGGAGAAATCCATGCATTCGATCTCAGTGGCCCTGTGGTCACAATGAAGACGATAATTGAAATGGTGCCAGGATATGCTTGTGATAAGATGTACATTGTGCAAGCTCCATGGGGTGATCTTCTGCAAGTTTGGAGGTCATATGAGTACATTGAGGGGGATTACGAGGCTGACTTGCATGATGCTGACCCTGCAATATCTGTGGAGAATACTGGGgaaattaaaatatttgttGTTGACACTGTGGAAAAAAAACGTGTGGAGATCGAAAACCTGGATGGTCACGTGCTATTTCTTGGGCATAACCAATCACTTTGTCTCAGCACAGAACAATATCCACATCTCAAGGAAAATTATACATATTTTACTGATGACAACGATCTTTCGTTATTTGGACACAAGAATAATCGTCGTGATATTGGATTATTTGATTTGGAACATAACAGCAGGGAGGAACTTGTGTCTCCTCAGCTTTGGTCCAACTTTCCTGCTCCTGTATGGATTACACCTAGTTTCACAAAGTTGAACTTCGCCTAG
- the LOC127766813 gene encoding probable F-box protein At4g22165, with product MAACSIARIINLGDLAKCPKNLCSLLFRVVSKILALSPSLLKEVEKDDGDQPSMTESVMANLPELHQDILMEIFALLEIPDLVRAGSVCNSWRSAYNGLRSLGIYKLSQTPCLLYTSESAGDSVVSLYSLVEKREYKITLPEPPVRSRFLIGSSLGCLVTVDDVSEMHLVNPITGEQIALPSVITIEHVNPIFNESGAIHMYEYSWYSASKVYHSEPSIFSLDELREYLLVKAFVFSDTSTENYLVVLIHNPRWQLSFARVGDDKWTWLPPHTHYADCIYKDGILYAVNKVGEIHAFDLSGPVVTMKTIIEMVPGYACDKMYIVEAPWRDLLQVWRSYEYIEGDYEADLHDADPAISVVNTGEIKIFSVDTVEKKRVEIKNLDGHVLFLGHNQSLCLSMEEYPNLKENYTYFTDDNDLSLFGRKNNRRDIGLFDLKHNSREELVSPQLWSNFPAPVWITPSFTKLNFAKKKHL from the coding sequence ATGGCGGCCTGTAGCATAGCCAGGATTATAAACTTAGGGGATCTAGCAAAATGTCCCAAAAATTTGTGCAGCCTACTCTTCAGAGTTGTGTCCAAGATCCTAGCCCTTTCTCCCAGTTTACTGAAGGAAGTGGAAAAAGATGATGGTGATCAGCCATCAATGACAGAGAGTGTCATGGCAAATTTACCAGAGCTGCATCAGGACATCTTAATGGAGATATTTGCCCTCCTGGAGATCCCTGACCTCGTGCGCGCAGGGTCGGTTTGTAACTCCTGGCGCTCCGCCTACAATGGACTGCGCAGCCTAGGTATCTATAAATTGTCCCAGACACCGTGCCTGCTCTACACCTCTGAATCTGCTGGCGATAGCGTCGTGTCTCTCTACAGTCTTGTCGAGAAGAGGGAGTACAAGATTACTCTACCAGAGCCACCCGTGCGTAGTAGGTTTCTGATCGGGTCCTCACTGGGCTGTCTGGTTACTGTTGATGACGTATCCGAGATGCACCTGGTCAATCCGATTACAGGGGAACAAATAGCTCTCCCTTCTGTTATCACAATCGAGCATGTGAATCCCATCTTCAATGAGTCCGGTGCTATCCACATGTATGAGTACTCATGGTACAGTGCATCGAAGGTTTATCATTCCGAGCCATCAATTTTCTCCCTTGACGAGCTACGAGAATACCTTCTTGTTAAGGCTTTTGTGTTTTCTGATACATCCACAGAAAATTACCTCGTGGTACTAATTCACAATCCGCGTTGGCAACTTTCGTTTGCAAGGGTTGGGGATGATAAGTGGACCTGGCTTCCACCACACACTCACTATGCTGACTGCATCTACAAGGATGGCATATTGTATGCAGTGAATAAAGTGGGAGAAATCCATGCATTCGATCTCAGTGGCCCTGTGGTCACAATGAAGACGATAATTGAAATGGTGCCAGGATATGCTTGTGATAAGATGTACATTGTGGAAGCTCCATGGCGTGATCTTCTTCAAGTTTGGAGGTCATATGAGTACATTGAGGGGGATTACGAGGCTGACTTGCATGATGCTGACCCTGCAATATCTGTGGTGAATACTGGGgaaattaaaatatttagtgTTGACACTGTGGAAAAAAAGCGTGTGGAGATCAAAAACCTGGATGGTCACGTGCTATTTCTTGGGCATAACCAATCACTTTGTCTCAGCATGGAAGAATATCCAAATCTCAAGGAAAATTATACATATTTTACTGATGACAACGATCTTTCGTTATTTGGACGCAAGAATAATCGTCGTGATATTGGATTATTTGATTTGAAACATAACAGCAGGGAGGAACTTGTGTCTCCTCAGCTTTGGTCCAACTTTCCTGCTCCTGTATGGATTACACCTAGTTTCACAAAGTTGAACTTTGCCAAGAAGAAGCACCTTTAA